A single Macaca mulatta isolate MMU2019108-1 chromosome 15, T2T-MMU8v2.0, whole genome shotgun sequence DNA region contains:
- the TOPORSL gene encoding uncharacterized protein TOPORSL: MSLDLSSDCECPNCSERPQNESDWNPCSHESGNGSLHSRSRKKSMLSSSMQYFPSQCCPTKPESDNKEDSAVLPSDEESYVGSSQNNHPIWSLEDIKRKIKPLREQTIQELLREFGDSGKFQPNSMSLSYFRDQVVMKFRRALYYSGIWVTHVRGYKPHKHFTANYFKRNPGCLHRLVPWLKRELTAVYGNYGYTVKNILTTILHHMTEYDLDSESFIHLLEPYLLQHTHHFLHEFISFVHSPYNMNTYDQRAIYQCSAASPYVNKKPLVSALVSPPPKDHTLLISQHNTKQSKNTQGQWDKEERPLSGLKQFPNGNFSLKKSEIPPVYDETVSKIYGGIKDKAESSDHKSTISMNNILQKWATPRERCPGLLNCNKKVQEKKTEGIKLFPDHVHDLGKSDTTAHTFSTPAISNQVHPQKYSLRERKGLSLGQKINFQKKEEENNEYSDPSPKTIQRLSRERSLKSCKSRERDPSWSCISENAFSPERDGRKLSSFRKKRMKCRQLSQSVETGSHSRRRIQRRSRSNTHRSKSWCVGSRKRSVSRESSNLSLRGSHRSEHFTQNICCEPSKEKHAHGNESNYGRPSSTTVQYVKLSSTAGKRPKCPSKSEGASQAGRHCNSPTCLHLQEHRSPSKQEIKQKTTFPRTGRTRAARHRKTKCHYSDIHITEDVNDELVNLDDIRQMSGLSVHPPAGGKSTKNSI; the protein is encoded by the coding sequence ATGTCATTAGATCTCTCATCTGACTGTGAGTGTCCTAATTGTTCAGAGCGTCCTCAGAATGAGTCTGATTGGAACCCCTGTTCCCATGAGAGTGGTAATGGCTCTTTACATTCAAGATCAAGGAAGAAATCCATGCTTTCTTCTAGCATGCAGTACTTTCCTTCTCAGTGTTGTCCCACCAAGCCAGAGAGTGATAACAAAGAAGACTCAGCAGTTCTTCCCTCAGATGAGGAAAGCTATGTGGGTTCTTCTCAAAACAATCATCCCATTTGGAGCCTTGAGGATATCAAAAGGAAAATCAAGCCATTGAGAGAGCAGACTATCCAAGAGTTACTGAGAGAGTTTGGGGATAGTGGGAAGTTCCAGCCAAACTCCATGTCCCTGAGCTACTTTAGAGATCAGGTGGTTATGAAGTTCAGAAGAGCTCTGTATTATTCTGGAATTTGGGTGACGCATGTTCGAGGCTACAAACCTCATAAGCACTTTAcggctaattattttaaaagaaaccctGGTTGCCTACACCGGCTGGTTCCATGGCTGAAACGGGAACTAACAGCTGTTTATGGAAATTATGGCTACACAGTGAAGAACATCCTAACCACCATCCTCCATCACATGACAGAATATGACTTGGACAGTGAGTCCTTCATTCACCTCCTGGAACCTTATCTCTTACAACACACCCACCATTTCCTACATGAGTTTATTAGTTTTGTTCATTCACCTTACAACATGAATACCTATGACCAGCGAGCCATCTATCAATGCTCTGCTGCTTCACCATATGTAAACAAGAAGCCCCTTGTATCAGCTCTTGTTTCACCTCCGCCTAAGGATCACACTCTACTGATATCTCAACATAATACAAAGCAGTCTAAAAACACCCAAGGTCAATGGGATAAAGAGGAGAGGCCCCTGTCAGGCTTGAAACAGTTTCCAAATGGTAACTTTTCCTTGAAGAAATCTGAAATCCCACCAGTCTATGATGAAACAGTAAGCAAAATCTATGGTGGAATCAAAGACAAAGCAGAATCAAGTGACCACAAAAGCACCATTTCTATGAATAATATACTCCAGAAGTGGGCTACTCCAAGGGAAAGGTGCCCAGGCTTACTGAATTGCAACAAAAAAGTtcaagagaaaaagacagaaggGATAAAGTTGTTTCCTGATCATGTCCACGATCTGGGAAAGAGTGACACAACCGCACACACCTTCAGTACCCCCGCAATTTCTAATCAGGTTCATCCACAGAAATATAgtttgagagaaagaaagggtttGAGCCTTGGCCAGAAGATaaactttcagaaaaaagaagaagaaaataacgAATACTCAGATCCTTCACCAAAGACCATTCAAAGACTGTCCAGAGAAAGATCCTTGAAAAGTTGCAAATCCAGAGAGAGAGACCCCTCTTGGAGTTGCATTTCAGAAAATGCCTTTTCTCCTGAGAGAGATGGCAGGAAACTGAGTTCTTTCAGAAAAAAGAGGATGAAGTGTAGACAACTCTCCCAATCTGTAGAAACTGGTTCACACTCCAGGAGAAGAATCCAAAGACGATCAAGGTCCAATACTCACAGATCCAAATCCTGGTGTGTTGGATCTAGAAAGAGATCTGTAAGCAGAGAATCAAGTAATCTCTCTCTGAGAGGAAGTCACAGAAGTGAACACTTTACCCAGAATATATGCTGTGAGCCCTCAAAAGAAAAGCACGCACATGGCAATGAATCAAACTATGGGAGGCCATCTTCAACCACAGTCCAATATGTGAAGCTTTCTTCAACTGCTGGGAAGAGACCCAAGTGTCCTTCTAAAAGTGAAGGTGCTTCCCAAGCAGGAAGACACTGTAACAGTCCCACATGCCTACATCTCCAGGAACACAGATCCCCAAGTAAACAGGAGataaagcaaaaaacaacatTTCCTAGAACTGGAAGAACCAGAGCAGCTAGGCACAGAAAAACCAAATGCCATTATTCAGACATACACATCACAGAGGATGTCAATGATGAACTGGTCAATCTGGATGATATAAGACAAATGAGTGGTCTGAGTGTGCACCCTCCTGCAGGAGGCAAATCCACCAAAAACAGCATTTGA